TTGTCAAGTTCTCAGGTGgaatttcatcaacaatattgCTCTTTGCCTCCTCTATATCCatctcttcttcttcatatAGGTCGGGATTCAAATCGATATTGGAATCTGCTAGTAGAGTGTTTGTTGGTACACCATTAGTTAATTCCTCATTTGGAGCAGGGTGTATTGGCGTTGGTGGGGAAGATATGTCATTagtattatcaatattcaTGGCGtaatatttaattgtaATTGATAGGAGTAAAACCTTGATGTCAGCTATGAAACtttcttggtgtttttGGACTTATTTTGCTAAGATTATGTAATTGAAcaaagagagagaaagaaacaacagCCACTTAATTCATGGTCGTGCacaaataatcaattattagaatAATACACCAATTAGCTTTAATGGTTGCAATATCTGAAATAGCAACGTAGTACTACTTGTGGATAAGATAAAGGGGgtatttatttaaacaaGACAGGTAGACACCAACAAATAAGCTCTAAAAACCAAAATGTAACAAGAGTCGAAACTGAgaccaaaatcaatcacCACAACTAAACTTTAGTCTCTATTTAAGTTTTGGAAATACACTTTGTTCTAGTTAATCAAGGTCCAGGTATCATGGAAGAGGCCCAATTACCTGTCTAGATCAACTATAGTATTCTTAGTGTGATGCGATTCACAGAAACCGCAATCGGGAACTAGAGAACAATAAATTATGATTGCATCAAAGATGACCGGAAAAGCAATACTCATAATCCCGTTATATCCAGAACAAGCCGAACTAGTGAAAATACGAATAAACGACGAAGATTAACAGACAGTAGAAACTACTTGATTCAAGAACTAAACTGAGTCCGTCAAAAAGCAAGAAAGACGATTAGTTCTTTTTATTCCTCAATCGAAGACAGCAACCAGATAATGGAACCTTGCTTATCATTGAAACCAAATCGGAaattgcaacaacaatattaatattgacacaatttataatttagGGTGGTACTCAAACAGACCACGTGACAGAGATGTGGATTTGCGCCTATATTCAATGAGTACCCAGTGCAAAAAAGAACTCAGAATCacctgttgttgttgcttttACGTTTCAGCAACAAACATCAAAATGAAACTTGGAACAGTTTAACGTGTATGTATAACATATTAGGTAATTCAGAGATGAATACTTGGAATAGGATTGCTGGGTAGCCACACCTATAccaaaaagtgaaaaaaagaaaagaaaagaaaaactaaactaaactaaaaCCAATGATTAAcagtattgaaaataaaaatagagACTGGGACTGTTAATTATTGgaaatgattttgaagGAAAGAACGAGGAGGGGGGTGGGAAATGTTTTTGTCAAGTCattcagttttttttttctttctttatcaatcaacatcatcatcatttaaatttcttttatttttctgtaactactattattattattatccttccttccttccttccttctattaaattttattatattttttcttttgggtcgtaacatttttttttttcgtctGATTAAATTCtgaagttttttttttgtattctgtctttttcttctttcttcatcaacttATTCATTCATCTATATATCCTTATTTATAAGaataattatattcaattaatacATTTAGAGGAGAGATCAATAGATaaagaacaaaagaaagtaTTCAAAACAcgttttttcaaatatgcCTGTCACAGAAATAGATAAAAAGAATCAGTCACTAGACCAACAATCTCAGTCACAATCACAATCACAGCCATCTTCATCCCAATCACTGCAACAACAGGAAGATTCACAACAACTACCCGATGCTGAGGATATAGAATCCACCAATAATCTTATTGATAGCTTAACTacccaacaacaacaagaacaattattcaacaaattacaacaattacatCAGCTGCGCAATCAAGATTTCGTGTCCGATGATGAAATTACACAATCACACATCACCGATAACTCCACCTATTATGGCCCGTTGCACgacaaattttttttccactCGCAATCGCAACCacaacaccaccaacatCACCACCAACGTTACCAAACACtttcacaacaacaaaataagtTGTTACTGTCGGAAGACGGCTCAAATGGTATAGATAGTGAACAAAATACATTGTGTCCTGTAATCCATAACGGCAGCTCCACTTTCAATTTGGCGCCAGAAAATGCTGATCAAGAACACAAACACGATATAGAACTACAGTTACATTTgaaacagcaacagcagcaacaagaaaaagaagcaGAGGAGGAGAAACGTCGTcgacaacaacagcaagaAAGGGAATTATCATTAAACAATCAGGTGAGGAAAGGGTATTCTTTAGATtattttgatcaatttaataatgtGCATAATGGTATAAACAACTATCAAGCATCGGTTTTTGATAATAGATATTTACAACCTAATTCTCTGTTCATTGGTGAACAACAATCTGGTAAAGCAAGCTTCCATATTAAAGTTGAGTTCAAAACAgttgatttgtttaattcGATGATTACTGGGTTTTTGCAAATAAATGGCTTGACTGATAAAGATTCTGAAATTACTACATATTTCAAAGGGgaaattataaacaatCCATTGAATCATTTTATATTGAGAAATAA
The sequence above is a segment of the Candida albicans SC5314 chromosome 3, complete sequence genome. Coding sequences within it:
- a CDS encoding glucose-induced degradation complex subunit (Ortholog of S.c. Vid24; a peripheral membrane protein located at Vid (vacuole import and degradation) vesicles; regulated by Sef1, Sfu1, and Hap43; Spider biofilm induced) — protein: MPVTEIDKKNQSLDQQSQSQSQSQPSSSQSSQQQEDSQQLPDAEDIESTNNLIDSLTTQQQQEQLFNKLQQLHQSRNQDFVSDDEITQSHITDNSTYYGPLHDKFFFHSQSQPQHHQHHHQRYQTLSQQQNKLLSSEDGSNGIDSEQNTLCPVIHNGSSTFNLAPENADQEHKHDIELQLHLKQQQQQQEKEAEEEKRRRQQQQERELSLNNQVRKGYSLDYFDQFNNVHNGINNYQASVFDNRYLQPNSSFIGEQQSGKASFHIKVEFKTVDLFNSMITGFLQINGLTDKDSEITTYFKGEIINNPLNHFILRNNNIEGDSDVGVNSFENPSIQKYSFVTENKQWGSFAKNDYEHWKKLTQSTTFLSDEELIKRLEKVQRGEQDDQYIYMRWKEEFLLPDSRIKQITGASFEGFYYIVLNIGGGGNNNNGRFGKGRSLSTSSSASSSSSSSSLCDGLLPGGISGLYYHKSSEKFQSLSLRHVDDKVDVGTFDFV